TCGCTGGTGGAACTCATTGGTCGCGGCACACGGTCAAGCGCCTGACCCGAGTGGTCCGGTGGAGGGAATGTGCAGGTCACGCATTGGTCTGACAAACCCTTCGGTTTGTAACCCATGCCACAGTATTTTAATGTTCACGGAATTCCCTTCTGGTCCGCTTCGGGCGATATGCCGGTCATTCTCGGGTGGCATGATCTCGATCCCCGGTGCCTCGCTACCGGCGGTACTTCCCGTGTGCGGGGTGTCGTCCCCGCGGCGGGCGAGAGGGGTTCCTCATGGGACACATCGACCACTTCAGCGCCGGATGGGTCACCCCCGTCCTCTCCTTCGTCATGGCCTGCGTCGGCTTCGCGCTCGGACTGTGCTGCACCGTGAGGGCACTTGAGGCCGAGGGCGCCTCCAAGCGGAACTGGCTCACGCTGGCGTCGTTCGCGATCGGCTCGGGCATCTGGACCATGCACCTCGTCGCGCTGATGGGCTTCGGCGTGCGGGGCACCTCGATCCGCTACGACGTCCCGATGACCGTTCTCAGCCTGGTCATGGCGATCGCCGCGGTCGGCGCCGGTGTCTTCACCGCCGGTTACGGCCGCTCCCGGATCCGCGCCGTGGCCTTCGGCGGCCTCGGTACCGGCCTCGGCGTGGCCGCGATGCACTACACCGGCATGGCCGCGCTCAACCTGCACGGCGAGATCGGCTACGACCCGTCCCTGGTCATCGCCTCCGTGGTGATCGCCGTCGTCGCCGCCACCGCCGCGCTGGCGCTGACGCTGGTCGTGCGCGGGGGCGTGCTCGCCGCGGTCGCCGCGCTCGTGATGGGGCTCGCGGTGAGCGGCATGCACTACACCGCGATGTACGCCGTGACCATCGATCTCACGCCCAGCACCGCGCGGTTGGCGGGGGCGACGGCCACGGAGTTCCTGTTCCCGCTGGCCGTGCTGCTGGGGTCGTTCCTCTTCCTGACCTCGGCGTACGTGGCGTTGTCGCCGACGGGGAAGCGGGCGGAGTCCTCGTTCGCCGACGAACTGTTGCGTGAGGTCGAGCTGTCGACGGCGTGAGCGCGTGCGCGCCCCGCCACGAGCGCCGTTTTGACCTGCGGGCCCGTGGGGGCTGGTCGCGCAGTTCCCCGCGCCCCTGACGGGGCGCTCGATCCTCCCTCCCCTAGCGAGGTCGCCAGTGAAAATCTTCCGTGCAACCACCCGCCTGCTGCGCCCCAGATCCGTGCGGGCGAAGATCGTCGCCCTGTTGATGCTGCCCGTCGTGTCGTTGATGGCGCTGTGGAGCTACGCCGCCGTGACGACCGTGGCCGTCATCGGCGACACCGAGCGGGCCAAGGACGTCAACAGCGAACTGCTGGCGCCGGTCGCCGAGTTCGTGACCGCGCTGCAGGGCGAGCGGACGGCCGCCATGCGGTACGCCGCCAGGCGCACCGAGACGGGTCTCGACAACCTGAGGGCCGATCAGCAGACCACCGACAAGACCGTGACGGCGCTCCGCGCGGGCATCAGCTCCTCCAGTTCGGACGCCGCCCTCATCGACGCGGGGCTGCCCGACCGCCTGGAGACCCTGGAAGCCGACTTCAGCGACCTCGCCGCCCTGCGCGCGGGCACCACCGGCTCGGGTACGCGGGACGCGGTGTCGACGGCGTACACCGAGTACTCCACCGTCATCGACCACGCCTTCGCCGTGACGGGCGCGCTCACCAGCGAGAAGGGCACCGACGCGACCTCCGAGGCGCGGGTCGTCCTCGAACTCTCCCGGGTCCGGGACGCCGTGGCCCGCGAGCAGGCACTGCTGGCCGCCGCCACCGCGTCCGGGACGCTGAGCAAGGAGCAGTACGCGCGGTTCGTCGGCGCCGTCGCCACCCAGCGCGAGCTGCTGAGGCCGGCCGTCGCCGACCTCAAGGCCGAGCACCGGCCCGCCTACGACGTGCTGCTGGACGGCGACAGTTACGCCGCCCTCGTCAAGGTCGAGGACGGGGTGACCGACGCCGGGGCGGGACCGGTGTCCGCGGCCGTGCTGCAGGACTGGGACGCCTCCTCGGCGGCCGTGCTGAAGGGCCTGGCCGCGGCCGAGGAGGACGCGGGAACGGGCGCGGCGGCCAAGGCGGACGTCTTCGGCTGGGACACGCTCGGCGCGTCCGGCGTCGCCGTCGTCCTCGGCCTCGCCGGTGTGCTCCTGTCGCTGCTGGTCTCCGTGGGCGTCGGGCGCGGCCTCATCGTCGAACTCCTCGACCTGCGCAACTCCGCCCTGGAGGTCGCCGGGCGCCGGCTGCCGCAGGCGATGCGCAAGCTGCACGCCGGGCAGGGCGTCGACATCGACGCCGAGGCCCCGATGCGACGGCTCGCCGGTGACGAACTCGCGCAGGTGGGCACCGCGTTGACGGCCGTGCAGCGGGCCGCGCTCAAGGCGGCGTCCGAGCGGGCCGAACTCCTCAGCGGCATCTCCGGGGTGTACGTCAGCCTCGCCCGCCGCAGCCAGGTGCTCCTCCACCGCCAGCTCGACCTGCTCGGCGTCATGGAGCAGCGCCAGCGGGAACAGCAGAACGACGCCGAGCTGTACGACCTGTACCGGATCGACTACCTCGCCACCCGGATGCGGCGCCACTCCGAGTCGCTGCTCATCCTGTCGGGCATCGCGCCCGGCCGGGGCTGGCGCGACCCGATCGCGCTGACGGACGTCCTGCGGGCCGCCGTCGCCGAGATCGAGGACGCGACCCGGATCCAGGTGTGGGCCGTACCGAAGGTGTCGCTGAACGGCGGCTCCGTCGCCGACGTCATCCATCTGCTCGCCGAACTCGTCGAGAACGCCGCCGCGTTCTCCCCGCCCTCCACCAAGGTCCAGCTGCGCGCGGCCCGGCTGCGCGACGGCATCCTCATCGAGGTCGAGGACAGCGGCTTCGGCATGAACGAGGAGGCGATGGCCGAGGCCAACCGCAAGCTCCGGTCGGAGAAGGTCGACCTCCTCGACGCCAAGCAGATCGGCCTGTTCGTGGTGAACCGGCTCGCCGACCGTCAGGGTCTGCGCGTCGAACTGCGGCAGTCGACCGACGGAGGCGTCGCGGCGGCCGTCTTCATCCCCGAGAACCTGATCCGCGACGACATGCCCGTCCACCAGGAGCCGGCCGACGACGGCCACTTCCCGGCCCCGGCGTCGGCCCCGGCGTCGGCGCGGATCCGGCAGCAACAGCGGCAGCGGTAGAGCCGCACGGGACTGCCGTGCGCCCCGGGTGGTGATGTCCCCGGGGCGCACGGCCTTGTCAATTCGACGCCAAATGACTCCGGGGCGCTCAACATCGGTGACTGTGGGTGCGTGGGGGCCCGAAAAGCGAGGGGCGCAGACCCTGCTTCCCAGGGGCGCGGGGAACTGCGCGAGAAGCCCCACCGGACCCGCACCCGGCCACCGCCTTGCACCCAGCCCGTACAGAGGCTCACCAGGCGTGGCCGCCGCCAGCGTGCGACCCCCGCCGCCCCGTCACACCCGTACGCCCCGCCGACTACCCTGGAGGGTCGATCGTCCCCGTGGCAGGAGAGTAATGGCCGTCAACCTGGTCAATGTCGAGAACGTCAGCAAGGTGTACGGCACCCGTGCCCTGCTCGACGGGGTCTCGCTCGGCGTCTCCGAAGGGGACCGGATCGGCGTCGTGGGGCGGAACGGGGACGGCAAGACCACCCTGATCCGGATGCTCGCGAAGCTGGAGGAGGCCGACACCGGGCGGGTCACCCACTCCGGCGGCCTCCACCTCGGCGTCCTCACCCAGCACGACTCCCTCGACCCCGCCGCCACCGTCCGGCACGAGGTCATCCGGGACCTGGCCGACCACGAGTGGGCGGGCAACGCCAAGATCAGGGACGTGCTGACGGGGCTCTTCGGCGGGCTCGACCTCCCGGGGTTCCCCCAGGGGCTCGACACCGTCATCGGCCCGCTCTCCGGCGGTGAGCGGCGGCGCATCGCGCTCGCCAAGCTGCTCATCGAGGAGCAGGACCTGATCGTCCTCGACGAGCCCACCAACCACCTGGACGTGGAAGGCATCTCCTGGCTCGCGAACCACCTGCGGGAACGTCGCTCCGCCCTCGTCTGCGTCACCCACGACCGGTGGTTCCTGGACCAGGTGTGCACCCGGATGTGGGACGTGCAGAAGGGCTCGGTCTTCGAGTACGAGGGCGGATACTCCGACTACGTCTTCGCCCGCGCCGAGCGCGAGCGGATCGCCGCCACCGAGGAGACCAAGCGGCAGAACCTGGTCCGCAAGGAGCTGGCCTGGCTGCGGCGCGGCGCCCCCGCCCGTACGTCGAAGCCGCGCTTCCGCGTCGAGGCGGCCAACGAGCTGATCGCGGACGTACCGCCGCCGCGCGACACCAGCGAGCTGATGAAGTTCGCGTCGACCCGGCTGGGCAAGACCGTGTTCGACCTGGAGAACGTCACCGTGCAGGCCGGTCCGAAGGTGCTGCTGAAGCATCTGACCTGGCAGCTCGGTCCCGGCGACCGGATCGGCCTCGTCGGCGTCAACGGCGCCGGCAAGACCTCCCTGCTGCGGGCCATGGCGGACGCCGCGCGCAGCGAGGGGGAGAAGCAGCCGGCCGCCGGGCGGGTCACCACCGGCAAGACGGTCAAGCTCGCGTACCTCTCCCAGGAGGTCGCCGAGCTGGACCCGAACCTGCGGGTCCTCCAGGCCGTGCAGCAGATCCGCGACCGCGTCGACCTCGGCAAGGGGCGCGAGATGACGGCCGGGCAGCTCTGCGAGACCTTCGGGTTCAACAAGGAGAAGCAGTGGACGCCGGTCGGCGACCTCAGCGGTGGTGAGCGGCGACGGCTCCAGGTGCTGCGACTGCTGATGGACGAGCCCAACGTCCTCTTCCTGGACGAGCCGACGAACGACCTCGACATCGAGACGCTCACGCAGCTGGAGGACCTGCTCGACGGATGGCCCGGGTCGATGATCGTGATCTCCCACGACCGGTTCTTCATCGAGCGGACGACGGACAGGGTGTTCGCGCTGCTCGGTGACGCGGCGCTGCGGATGCTGCCGCGGGGGATCGACGAGTACATCGAGCGGCGCCACGCCATGGAGGAGGCAGCTGCCGCGGCCGCCGGGGTCGCCGTGAAGCCCGCTGCCGACGCCGCGCAGAAGAGTGCCGCCGACACCCGCGCCACGAAGAAGGAACTCCAGAAGATCGAGCGGCAGTTGGACAAGGTCTCCGAGAAGGAGGCGAAGTTGCATGCGCGGATTGCCGAGAACGCGACGGACTTCTCGAAGGTGGGGGAGTTGGACGCCGAGTTGAGGGCGTTGCTCGGGGAGAAGGAAGAGCTGGAGATGCGGTGGCTTGAACTGGCGGATGACGCGTAGCGGTCGAGCCGGGCGGCCACCCGTCGTTGGGGCTGGTGTGCGAGGCCAAGGCCTCGCGCGCGTCCCGTGAAGGGGGCGTGAAGGAGCGTAACGGGGGCATCACGGGCCGGTTCTCCCTTGGGAACAGGGGAGCGACCGGCCCCATGTGCGAGCGCGTCGCAGTGATAGAAAGAGCCGTCTGAGAACAGTCTGAGAAGCGATACCACGCGGTCACACGGGTGGCTCGAAAGCAGCGAACAGGGGGAAAGCGCTGATGGTTCAGCCACCCGATCAGCCGCCGCAGGGCGGTTACGGAGTACCGCAGAACCCACCACCGCCGTCGCACCCGCAACAACCACAACAACCACAACAACCACAACAGCCGTACGGCTACCCGCAGACGCCCCCGCCGCAGGGCCCGCCCGCACCGGGCCCCGGCTACGGCTACCCGCCCCAGCAGCAGCCGCCCGCGCAGCCGGGTCCGTACACCCAGCCCGGCCCGTACGGCCAGCCGCAGCAGCCCGGCCCGTACGCGCAGCCCGGCCCGTACAACCCCGCGTCGCAAGCCGGTTACGGCTACCCGCAGTCGCAGTACGCGGGCGCGCCCACGCCCCCGCCGGTCGGTGGCGGTGGCGGTGGCGGTGGGTCGAAGAACCCCTTCAAGGGCAGGCCCGCGATGGTCGTCGGGGCGGCCGTGGCCGCCCTGCTCGTGGTGGGCGGCGCCGTGTTCGCCGTGACGAAGCTCGGGGACGACGGCGGGAAGAAGCCGGTCGCCAAGGAGAGCACCGGCCCGTCCGAGGACGACAAGCCCTCCGACGCGCCCTCCGCGCCCGTCAACCCGGGCGACGGCAGCGGCGACGGCGGCGAGGACCTCGACATCTCCGACCTCAACGCGGACCGCGAGGACGGCGAGGCGAAGGTGCTCTGGTACAAGAGCGCACCCGACGCCCCCGGTTCCGGCGCGAGCGCACCCGGCCTGTGGGTCACCGACAAGGTCGCGGTGAAGCCCGCGTACAAGCAGCTGTTCGCCTACAACGTGGGTGACGGCGACCCGGCCTGGGACCCGATCGAGTTCCCCGGCAAGATCTGCGCGGTCACGCCGCAGGAGACCGCCGACGACCGGGCCGTGGTCGCGTACCAGAAGAGCACCTCGAAGAACGCCGACTGCGACCAGCTCCAGCAGATCGACCTGAACACCGGCGCCAAGGGCTGGTCGGCCCAGCTGGAGAAGGGCGACCTGTTCGACAGCGCCCACAGTGTCTCCCTGGCCGTCGCCGGTGACACGCTCGTGGTGGGCCGCTCGCAGTCCGGGACGGCGTACGACATCGACACCGGCAAGAAGCTGTTCGACAAGAAGACCTACGGCCAGTCCTGCTACCCGTCCGGGTTCGCGGGCGGTACGCGGCTGGTCGTCGTCTCCTCCTGCGCGGTGACCACGGAGAAGGAGCACGACGAGGTCCAGGAGCTCGACCCGCGGACCGGCAAGGCCAAGTGGACGCGGAAGATCCCCAAGGGCTGGAAGGTCGAGAACGCGTACTCCGTGGACCCGCTCGTCCTCTACCTCACCAACGAGGAAGAGAACACCTGGAACATCTCCACCTTCAAGGCCGACGGATCGACCCGTTCGCAGGTCGACTCGGACGCCTCGTTCGCCCCCGACTGCGACGGCGGGATCCTCACCGGGGACCTGGCCGGCTGCACCGGTGTCGCGAGCGACGCGAACACGCTCTACCTGCCGACCGAGGAGAAGGACGGCACGAACGAGATCGTCGCGCTGAACCTGGCCACCGGCAAGGAGAAGTGGCGCGTCAAGTCGCCCTCCGCCGACGCGGCGGTGGAGCCGCTGCGGACCGAGGGCGGGAAGCTGATCGCGTACGTCGCGCCGTCGTCGGACGCGGGCGGCCGGATCGTGTCGTTCCCGACCACGGGCGGCAGCCCCACCGCCACCGAGCTGCTGCAGATGCCGGCGAGCGCCGCGGTGATCGAGAGTTCCTTCTACTCGAAGGCCATCGACTACGTGGACGGGCGCTTCTACATCTCCTCGACCCTGCTGAGTGGTGCCGACGAAGCGAAGGAGAAGTTGATGCTGGCCTACGGCAAGTGACAGCCCCGCTCGTCCTCCACCCGACCACCGAGATCCGCTCCGAGGAATCCACGTCATGACGCAGCCGCCGCCCCCGCCGAACCAGCCGCCGAACCAGCCGCCGGGCCAGCCCCAGAACCAGCCGCCGGCCCCGTCCTTGTCCAAGGACCAGCCGCCCGCGCAGCCCCCGGCCCCGGGCCAGCAGCCCCCGCAGAGCGCCCCGCCGCAGGGCGGTTTCGGCGCGCCCACGCCCCCGCCGGCCGGCGGCTTCGGCGCCCCGACGCCCCCGCCGCAGGGCCCGCCCGCGCAGGCCCCTGGCTACGGCTACCCGCAGACGCCCCCACCGGCGCAGCCCGGTTACGGCTACCCGGGCCAGCCCGGTCAGCCGGGTGCCTACGGTCACCCGCAGCCGGGCCCGTACGGCCAGCCGCCGCAGCCAGGTCCCTACGGGCAGCAGCCCTACGGCTACCAGCCGCAGACCATGCCGATGCAGCCGCAGGTGGGGCACGCCCCCGGCGGCCCCGGCGGCAAGAAGAAGCTGAACTCCGCGGCGATCATCATCACCGCGGCGGTCGCGGCCATCGCGCTCATCGTCGGCGGCGGCGTCTACATCGCCACCTCCAAGGGCGACGACGACAACGGCAAGAAGGACACCGCCAGTTCGGAGGGCACCTCCGGCGGCAAGGACGACACCAAGGGTGACGACGACGGCGGTTCCTCCTCGTCCGGCGGTTCGTCGTCCGGCGGCGTGGAGATCCCGACCACGGCGCAGGAGAAGGCACCGTCCAGCCCCAGCGCGAAGATCCTCTTCCAGGTGCCCGCGCACGAGGTCAAGGAAAAGCTCCAGATCGACAGCGTCAAGGGCTCCTGGCTGACGAAGACCACGTACGCCAAGTCCGCGCTCAACAAGATCGTCGGCTACGACCCGGACAGCGGCAAGACCAAGTGGACGCTGGACCTGACCGGCCAGACCTGCGCGGGCTCCCGTGAGATCACCACCGAGGGCATCGCCGTCGTGGTGACCGAGTCGGCCAAGCGCA
The DNA window shown above is from Streptomyces akebiae and carries:
- a CDS encoding MHYT domain-containing protein; its protein translation is MGHIDHFSAGWVTPVLSFVMACVGFALGLCCTVRALEAEGASKRNWLTLASFAIGSGIWTMHLVALMGFGVRGTSIRYDVPMTVLSLVMAIAAVGAGVFTAGYGRSRIRAVAFGGLGTGLGVAAMHYTGMAALNLHGEIGYDPSLVIASVVIAVVAATAALALTLVVRGGVLAAVAALVMGLAVSGMHYTAMYAVTIDLTPSTARLAGATATEFLFPLAVLLGSFLFLTSAYVALSPTGKRAESSFADELLREVELSTA
- a CDS encoding sensor histidine kinase, with amino-acid sequence MKIFRATTRLLRPRSVRAKIVALLMLPVVSLMALWSYAAVTTVAVIGDTERAKDVNSELLAPVAEFVTALQGERTAAMRYAARRTETGLDNLRADQQTTDKTVTALRAGISSSSSDAALIDAGLPDRLETLEADFSDLAALRAGTTGSGTRDAVSTAYTEYSTVIDHAFAVTGALTSEKGTDATSEARVVLELSRVRDAVAREQALLAAATASGTLSKEQYARFVGAVATQRELLRPAVADLKAEHRPAYDVLLDGDSYAALVKVEDGVTDAGAGPVSAAVLQDWDASSAAVLKGLAAAEEDAGTGAAAKADVFGWDTLGASGVAVVLGLAGVLLSLLVSVGVGRGLIVELLDLRNSALEVAGRRLPQAMRKLHAGQGVDIDAEAPMRRLAGDELAQVGTALTAVQRAALKAASERAELLSGISGVYVSLARRSQVLLHRQLDLLGVMEQRQREQQNDAELYDLYRIDYLATRMRRHSESLLILSGIAPGRGWRDPIALTDVLRAAVAEIEDATRIQVWAVPKVSLNGGSVADVIHLLAELVENAAAFSPPSTKVQLRAARLRDGILIEVEDSGFGMNEEAMAEANRKLRSEKVDLLDAKQIGLFVVNRLADRQGLRVELRQSTDGGVAAAVFIPENLIRDDMPVHQEPADDGHFPAPASAPASARIRQQQRQR
- a CDS encoding ABC-F family ATP-binding cassette domain-containing protein; protein product: MWDVQKGSVFEYEGGYSDYVFARAERERIAATEETKRQNLVRKELAWLRRGAPARTSKPRFRVEAANELIADVPPPRDTSELMKFASTRLGKTVFDLENVTVQAGPKVLLKHLTWQLGPGDRIGLVGVNGAGKTSLLRAMADAARSEGEKQPAAGRVTTGKTVKLAYLSQEVAELDPNLRVLQAVQQIRDRVDLGKGREMTAGQLCETFGFNKEKQWTPVGDLSGGERRRLQVLRLLMDEPNVLFLDEPTNDLDIETLTQLEDLLDGWPGSMIVISHDRFFIERTTDRVFALLGDAALRMLPRGIDEYIERRHAMEEAAAAAAGVAVKPAADAAQKSAADTRATKKELQKIERQLDKVSEKEAKLHARIAENATDFSKVGELDAELRALLGEKEELEMRWLELADDA
- a CDS encoding outer membrane protein assembly factor BamB family protein; translation: MVQPPDQPPQGGYGVPQNPPPPSHPQQPQQPQQPQQPYGYPQTPPPQGPPAPGPGYGYPPQQQPPAQPGPYTQPGPYGQPQQPGPYAQPGPYNPASQAGYGYPQSQYAGAPTPPPVGGGGGGGGSKNPFKGRPAMVVGAAVAALLVVGGAVFAVTKLGDDGGKKPVAKESTGPSEDDKPSDAPSAPVNPGDGSGDGGEDLDISDLNADREDGEAKVLWYKSAPDAPGSGASAPGLWVTDKVAVKPAYKQLFAYNVGDGDPAWDPIEFPGKICAVTPQETADDRAVVAYQKSTSKNADCDQLQQIDLNTGAKGWSAQLEKGDLFDSAHSVSLAVAGDTLVVGRSQSGTAYDIDTGKKLFDKKTYGQSCYPSGFAGGTRLVVVSSCAVTTEKEHDEVQELDPRTGKAKWTRKIPKGWKVENAYSVDPLVLYLTNEEENTWNISTFKADGSTRSQVDSDASFAPDCDGGILTGDLAGCTGVASDANTLYLPTEEKDGTNEIVALNLATGKEKWRVKSPSADAAVEPLRTEGGKLIAYVAPSSDAGGRIVSFPTTGGSPTATELLQMPASAAVIESSFYSKAIDYVDGRFYISSTLLSGADEAKEKLMLAYGK